One segment of Paenibacillus sp. FSL R7-0337 DNA contains the following:
- a CDS encoding L-serine ammonia-lyase, iron-sulfur-dependent, subunit alpha yields MRSLTELYKIGSGPSSSHTMGPEKAARIFKSENEDADQFKALIYGSLAKTGKGHMTDKAILRALSPASAEVEFVPQPDFVLHHPNTMDLFAYKDGQQTNSMRVVSIGGGDIVIEGREETLGSEVYPENGFAEISTFCKAKHIRLSDYVEQREGPQIWEFLQGIWEAMKRSIDEGLSVTGILEGGLNVERKAQYLYHQGHVDESPETRENRIVSAYAFAVNEQNAAAGTVVTAPTCGACGVVPASLRYMQEKMEVPDEQILRALAVGGLIGNLVKQNASISGAQCGCQAEVGTACSMAAAALAELSGMEIDQIEYAAEVAMEHHLGLTCDPINGLVQIPCIERNAVGAMRAINALSLAKFLSGTRKISFDLVVQTMYETGLDMNSRYRETSEGGLAKFYNMGS; encoded by the coding sequence ATGAGATCGTTGACTGAGCTATATAAGATTGGCAGCGGACCGTCAAGCTCCCATACCATGGGGCCGGAGAAAGCGGCCAGAATCTTCAAATCGGAAAATGAAGACGCAGATCAGTTCAAAGCGTTGATCTATGGTTCCCTTGCCAAAACAGGCAAAGGCCATATGACGGACAAGGCTATTCTTCGGGCATTGTCACCCGCTTCAGCGGAGGTTGAATTTGTTCCACAGCCTGACTTTGTTCTGCACCATCCCAATACGATGGACTTGTTCGCTTACAAAGACGGTCAGCAAACCAATTCCATGCGTGTTGTCAGCATCGGCGGCGGGGATATCGTGATTGAGGGACGGGAGGAGACGCTTGGATCTGAAGTCTACCCGGAGAACGGCTTTGCCGAGATCAGTACCTTTTGTAAAGCGAAGCATATCCGCCTAAGCGATTATGTTGAGCAGCGTGAAGGCCCGCAGATCTGGGAGTTCCTCCAAGGCATCTGGGAAGCGATGAAGCGGTCGATCGACGAGGGGTTATCTGTCACAGGGATTCTGGAAGGCGGGCTTAATGTTGAGCGCAAGGCGCAATATTTATATCATCAGGGGCATGTGGATGAGAGCCCGGAGACGCGGGAGAACCGGATCGTCAGCGCGTACGCTTTTGCCGTCAACGAACAGAATGCGGCCGCTGGTACAGTCGTAACGGCTCCAACCTGCGGGGCCTGCGGTGTTGTACCCGCCTCGCTCCGTTATATGCAGGAGAAGATGGAGGTCCCGGACGAACAGATCCTCCGGGCACTGGCTGTCGGCGGGCTTATTGGTAATCTGGTGAAGCAGAACGCCTCCATCAGCGGCGCTCAGTGCGGCTGCCAGGCGGAGGTGGGTACGGCTTGCTCTATGGCAGCGGCTGCACTGGCTGAACTGTCCGGTATGGAAATCGACCAGATTGAGTATGCGGCGGAGGTAGCCATGGAGCACCACCTGGGGTTAACGTGTGATCCGATTAACGGACTGGTGCAGATCCCTTGCATTGAGCGGAACGCTGTCGGCGCAATGCGGGCGATCAATGCGCTTAGCCTGGCTAAGTTCTTGTCGGGTACCCGTAAAATATCCTTTGATCTGGTTGTTCAGACGATGTATGAGACAGGCCTCGATATGAACAGCAGGTACCGTGAAACTTCTGAAGGCGGGCTTGCTAAGTTCTACAACATGGGCAGTTAA
- a CDS encoding Gfo/Idh/MocA family oxidoreductase: MKQLRIGMIGYKFMGKAHSNAYRSLPMFFPKAVKPQMSVICGRNEEAVQEAAAQLGWSESVTDWKDLIARSDIDLVDINAPSNAHKEIALAAAAAGKHIFCEKPLALNLEDSREMLAAAEKAGIAHMIGFNYRFSPAVRLAKRLIESGRLGTIYHFRAWFLQDWILDPEFPLVWRLQKEVAGSGSHGDLGAHLIDLAHFLVGDVEEVIGMSETFVKERPLATEMTGLCAKAGKDAPRGPVTVDDATLFLARFANGALGSFEATRFAAGHRSTNSFEINGSLGSVKFDFERMNELEVYLTSDDEDVQGFRRVLATDPSHDYAEAWWPPGHTIGFEHTFIHEMLELSNAIEEGRQPEPNFNDGVKCQAVLEAVERSIEQRRWVTISEM; the protein is encoded by the coding sequence ATGAAACAGCTGCGCATTGGAATGATAGGTTATAAATTCATGGGCAAGGCCCACAGCAACGCTTACCGCAGTCTGCCCATGTTCTTCCCGAAGGCCGTCAAGCCGCAAATGTCGGTCATCTGCGGACGCAATGAGGAGGCTGTACAAGAAGCGGCGGCACAGCTTGGCTGGTCGGAGAGCGTGACCGACTGGAAAGACCTGATCGCACGCAGCGATATTGATCTGGTCGATATTAATGCGCCAAGCAATGCCCATAAAGAGATTGCCCTGGCGGCTGCGGCAGCAGGCAAGCATATCTTCTGCGAGAAGCCGCTGGCCCTGAATTTGGAGGATTCCCGCGAGATGCTTGCGGCTGCCGAAAAGGCTGGAATAGCGCATATGATTGGCTTCAACTACCGTTTCTCCCCAGCGGTACGGCTGGCGAAGCGGCTGATTGAGAGCGGCCGGCTGGGCACCATCTATCATTTCCGCGCGTGGTTCCTGCAAGACTGGATTCTCGACCCGGAATTCCCGCTGGTCTGGCGTCTCCAGAAGGAGGTTGCCGGTTCGGGATCGCATGGTGATCTCGGGGCGCATCTGATTGATCTGGCTCATTTCCTGGTCGGAGATGTAGAGGAGGTTATCGGCATGAGCGAGACCTTCGTCAAGGAGCGTCCGCTGGCAACGGAGATGACCGGTCTTTGCGCCAAGGCTGGCAAGGATGCGCCGCGCGGTCCGGTAACCGTGGACGATGCAACATTGTTCCTGGCCCGCTTTGCGAACGGCGCACTGGGCAGCTTCGAGGCAACGCGGTTTGCCGCCGGACACCGTTCGACTAACTCCTTCGAGATCAATGGCAGTCTCGGCAGTGTGAAGTTTGATTTTGAACGGATGAATGAGCTGGAGGTCTACCTGACCTCGGATGACGAGGATGTGCAGGGCTTCCGCCGGGTACTAGCCACCGATCCGTCCCATGATTATGCCGAGGCCTGGTGGCCGCCGGGCCATACCATCGGATTCGAGCATACCTTCATCCATGAGATGCTGGAGCTGTCGAATGCCATTGAGGAAGGGCGCCAGCCGGAGCCTAACTTCAACGACGGCGTGAAATGCCAAGCAGTGCTGGAAGCGGTCGAGCGTTCGATTGAGCAGCGGCGCTGGGTTACGATATCTGAGATGTAA
- a CDS encoding AraC family transcriptional regulator, producing the protein MTYPKELKEYPRLEEKTYPFRLFFNNCREVSPEQNILFLHWHEHFEIIIMREGQAIFHVDSKPYEAGPGDVLMVPSGGLHVGYSLCSGDLSYVSIVFHASLFKDRNQDSQHEQFVAPYLNNLNQFPVMPAAQQPECAAYYHLLERVIAEVEAKQPAFQLVVKNQLHLFFTLMSRAFPARQRSEREHSERHSIHRERFKPLLEYLENHADQKMSIEAAARFVNLNPFHFCKTFKKLTGRTFIDYVNFCRMDEAQRLLLETDLTITEISGRVGCDNPNYFTKLYKQYKGLTPSQARKQD; encoded by the coding sequence ATGACCTATCCGAAGGAACTTAAGGAATACCCAAGGCTGGAAGAGAAAACGTATCCGTTCCGTCTGTTCTTCAACAACTGCCGGGAGGTATCTCCTGAACAAAACATCCTGTTTCTGCACTGGCATGAGCATTTCGAAATCATCATTATGCGCGAGGGTCAGGCCATTTTTCATGTGGACAGCAAGCCTTATGAAGCCGGGCCGGGGGATGTCCTGATGGTGCCGTCTGGCGGGCTTCATGTCGGCTATAGCCTGTGCAGTGGTGACCTCTCTTATGTCTCGATTGTGTTCCATGCCTCGCTGTTCAAAGACCGGAACCAGGATTCCCAGCACGAGCAATTCGTAGCTCCATACCTCAATAATCTGAATCAATTCCCGGTTATGCCTGCCGCCCAGCAGCCTGAATGCGCTGCGTATTATCATTTGCTGGAGCGGGTGATTGCCGAAGTGGAGGCCAAGCAGCCGGCTTTTCAGCTCGTGGTGAAGAATCAGCTGCACCTGTTCTTCACCCTGATGTCCCGGGCCTTCCCGGCCCGGCAACGCAGCGAGCGGGAGCACAGCGAACGCCATTCGATCCACCGGGAGCGCTTCAAGCCGCTGCTGGAATACCTGGAGAACCACGCAGATCAGAAGATGTCGATTGAGGCCGCTGCCAGGTTCGTGAATCTGAACCCTTTTCATTTCTGCAAAACCTTCAAGAAGCTCACCGGGCGGACGTTCATCGATTATGTGAATTTCTGCAGAATGGATGAGGCACAGCGGCTGCTGCTGGAGACGGACCTGACGATTACCGAGATCTCAGGCCGGGTCGGCTGTGACAATCCGAATTACTTCACTAAGCTGTACAAGCAGTACAAGGGTCTAACCCCTTCCCAGGCACGGAAGCAGGACTAA
- a CDS encoding sugar phosphate isomerase/epimerase, producing MQDTLRIGTLVGGGDALRVIPQIIGHGFESFSLTFWQTTGTTDLAETAARVRELAAEHDFTISSVGIFGNPLTGTGDNSDTLASWERLIDHAHLFGTDLVSGFTGRLPGVSIDESIPKFTEVFGELSKRAAERGVKIAFENCSMDGSWRAGDWNIAHNPTAWEKMFNAVNADNLGLEWEPCHQMVQLIDPIPQLRKWTDKIFHVHGKDATIAWDIIKEYGIHGPKPYVWHRTPGFGDTNWTDVISILRQAGYKGTIDIEGWHDPVYRDDLEMTGQVHALNYLKTCRGGSFIPNPV from the coding sequence ATGCAGGATACATTAAGAATCGGAACACTGGTTGGAGGCGGGGATGCGCTCAGAGTCATTCCGCAGATTATTGGACATGGCTTCGAGTCCTTCAGCTTAACCTTTTGGCAAACTACAGGAACTACTGATTTGGCGGAAACAGCGGCACGGGTGCGTGAACTGGCTGCGGAGCATGATTTCACGATTTCTTCAGTCGGCATATTCGGGAATCCGCTTACAGGGACAGGTGACAATTCGGATACGCTTGCCAGCTGGGAACGGCTGATCGACCATGCCCATTTGTTCGGGACGGATCTGGTCTCCGGCTTCACCGGACGTCTGCCCGGCGTATCTATAGATGAGTCGATTCCGAAGTTCACTGAGGTGTTCGGTGAGCTGTCGAAGCGGGCGGCGGAGCGCGGGGTCAAGATTGCTTTTGAGAATTGCTCGATGGACGGGAGCTGGCGGGCAGGGGACTGGAATATTGCGCATAACCCTACTGCCTGGGAGAAAATGTTCAACGCTGTGAATGCCGATAATCTCGGCCTGGAATGGGAGCCCTGCCACCAGATGGTGCAGCTGATTGACCCGATCCCGCAGCTGCGCAAATGGACGGACAAGATCTTCCACGTCCACGGCAAGGACGCAACCATCGCCTGGGATATTATCAAGGAATACGGAATCCACGGGCCTAAGCCGTATGTATGGCACCGGACGCCGGGCTTCGGGGATACGAACTGGACAGATGTGATCTCGATTCTTCGTCAAGCTGGATACAAGGGCACCATTGATATTGAAGGCTGGCATGACCCTGTCTATCGTGATGATCTGGAGATGACCGGTCAGGTCCATGCACTGAATTATCTCAAAACCTGCCGGGGCGGCAGCTTCATCCCTAACCCGGTGTAA
- a CDS encoding Gfo/Idh/MocA family oxidoreductase codes for MTAGYRVVVAGCGAMANEWITYALKHTDGIEIVALVDIRRESAQAMAEKHGLTCPVFTDVEQAIAGTAANLVFDVTVPASHYNIASSALEAGCHVFAEKPLAETMEQCNSIVSIAERTGRSHAVMQNRRYDPRIRSLRELITSGVIGRTGSISANFFLAPHFGGFRDAMDSPLLLDMAIHTFDQARYISGADPLSVYCQEFNPPGSWYAGNAAAVCIFEMSDGSVFCYQGSWCAEGAPTSWEASWRVQGEWGAAIWDGRDLPYAEVISAGSEHSGQFLHEFERVEAPEIQMEETFHQGCLDEMFRSLAEGRPAETDCRDNRYSMAMVLGALESARTGRKLSIAEFIEGAELAGSKA; via the coding sequence ATGACAGCAGGATATCGTGTGGTTGTTGCGGGCTGCGGGGCTATGGCTAATGAGTGGATTACCTATGCACTGAAGCATACTGATGGAATAGAGATTGTAGCGCTCGTGGATATCCGGCGGGAGTCCGCTCAGGCTATGGCAGAGAAGCACGGGCTTACTTGTCCGGTATTTACTGATGTGGAACAGGCGATTGCGGGTACAGCGGCTAATCTGGTATTTGATGTGACGGTGCCGGCCAGCCATTACAATATTGCCAGCAGTGCGCTTGAGGCCGGTTGCCATGTATTCGCAGAGAAGCCGCTGGCGGAGACGATGGAGCAGTGCAATTCGATCGTGAGCATCGCTGAACGTACTGGCAGGAGCCATGCGGTGATGCAAAACCGCCGGTATGATCCGCGCATCCGTTCTTTGCGGGAGCTGATAACTTCAGGGGTTATAGGGCGGACAGGCTCTATCAGCGCTAATTTCTTCCTGGCTCCGCATTTCGGCGGTTTCCGGGATGCGATGGATAGCCCGCTGCTGCTGGATATGGCGATCCACACCTTCGATCAGGCCCGCTATATCAGCGGCGCTGATCCGCTAAGTGTGTATTGCCAGGAGTTCAATCCGCCGGGATCATGGTATGCAGGGAATGCGGCAGCGGTCTGTATTTTTGAAATGTCGGACGGCTCCGTGTTCTGTTATCAGGGCTCCTGGTGTGCGGAAGGGGCTCCTACATCCTGGGAAGCCTCCTGGCGGGTGCAGGGCGAATGGGGCGCTGCCATCTGGGATGGCCGGGATCTGCCCTATGCCGAGGTGATTAGCGCCGGGAGTGAGCACTCCGGCCAGTTCCTCCATGAATTCGAGCGCGTCGAAGCGCCGGAGATACAGATGGAGGAGACCTTCCACCAGGGCTGCCTCGACGAAATGTTCCGTTCGCTGGCCGAAGGCCGTCCGGCCGAGACGGATTGCCGTGATAACCGTTACAGCATGGCCATGGTGCTTGGCGCTCTGGAGAGTGCGCGGACAGGCCGCAAGCTGAGTATTGCCGAATTCATAGAGGGCGCTGAGCTGGCGGGGAGTAAGGCGTAG
- a CDS encoding AraC family transcriptional regulator: protein MHISNQLLLWDQAAITLVNIGQKELAQGEVLPPFIIPANIFLLSVQGSAQVQADQAKFACTGFQLLHCGEGATLSILPVSDKFIYYIIYYKALLHEANPFQVQYCFSPKAPLLLYNKIQQMYQKWDQPEERLQVKALFYQFVHLTLRELRLQEHETEVRTTSVAVQVITYIRENYAEPITLDSLAEVFNFSAYHLSSLFKEHTGISPIDYLIRYRLDLASELLMTTNASVGEIAASVGYKDGYYFSRIYKKRKGEAPAHHRNRKLLQHKVAESPLNFPTSSISEHSADLYINNDNHYHNTDKGEIHMFKPTRSVAMAAILLCGSLLLSACSNGSNTAAKDSSSGNSNVNQASPAASQESSKTRIVTTPRGDIEVPAEPVKVAADQYMGHLLKLGIVPVGARTFMLDEGWMDKAEIPQETLDKIEDLGEFPMNLEKLTMLEPDLIIGSIEDYVDQYEKIGTTVFLPYWEELSTAGPLDKFRSVASIFGKEQQAEDWIAEYEQKVVEAKSKVSNVIKEGETVSIVQFAEKTVYVLAATGGNYGSSTIYEMLKLPPTESALHMKEGFESISLEVLPEYLGDYIFVYNGDAEITNQAMESDIWKSVPAVKNGKVFLYGDNYHDEFVMEDPYSLEQQLDTVVNLLLGTDK from the coding sequence ATGCACATCAGCAATCAATTATTACTTTGGGATCAGGCTGCAATTACACTGGTGAATATCGGGCAGAAGGAGTTAGCGCAAGGCGAAGTTCTTCCTCCATTCATCATACCTGCCAATATATTTTTGCTATCGGTACAAGGGAGCGCACAAGTTCAGGCAGACCAGGCTAAATTTGCTTGTACAGGATTTCAACTTTTACATTGCGGCGAAGGGGCGACCCTAAGCATCCTACCGGTAAGTGATAAATTTATTTACTATATCATTTACTACAAAGCCTTGCTCCATGAAGCGAATCCTTTTCAAGTGCAGTATTGTTTTAGCCCTAAGGCTCCGCTTTTACTGTATAACAAAATTCAGCAGATGTATCAGAAATGGGATCAGCCGGAAGAGCGTCTTCAGGTAAAAGCACTTTTTTACCAGTTCGTTCATCTGACGTTAAGGGAATTGCGCCTGCAAGAGCATGAGACCGAGGTCAGAACAACTTCTGTTGCAGTGCAGGTAATCACTTATATCCGGGAGAATTATGCGGAACCTATTACCTTAGATTCACTTGCGGAAGTGTTCAATTTCAGTGCTTATCACCTGTCATCCTTATTCAAAGAGCATACAGGCATCAGTCCGATAGATTACTTAATCCGCTACCGCCTTGACCTTGCATCAGAGCTTCTAATGACAACTAATGCTTCTGTCGGGGAGATTGCGGCAAGTGTCGGGTATAAAGACGGGTATTATTTCAGCAGGATTTATAAAAAGCGAAAGGGTGAAGCCCCTGCTCATCATAGAAATAGGAAGCTGCTGCAGCACAAAGTTGCTGAAAGTCCATTAAACTTCCCCACATCCTCTATTTCTGAACATAGTGCGGATCTGTATATTAATAATGATAATCATTATCACAATACGGATAAAGGGGAAATACATATGTTTAAACCAACCCGATCAGTGGCCATGGCTGCTATCCTGCTCTGCGGCTCCCTCCTGCTCAGTGCTTGCTCCAACGGGTCCAACACAGCAGCGAAGGATTCAAGCAGCGGGAACAGCAACGTAAATCAGGCAAGTCCGGCTGCCTCGCAAGAAAGTTCTAAGACAAGGATCGTAACCACACCAAGAGGAGACATTGAAGTACCCGCAGAGCCGGTAAAAGTCGCGGCAGACCAATACATGGGCCATTTGTTGAAACTGGGCATTGTCCCTGTCGGGGCAAGGACGTTCATGCTCGACGAAGGCTGGATGGACAAGGCGGAGATTCCCCAAGAAACACTCGATAAGATCGAAGATCTGGGAGAATTCCCGATGAATCTGGAGAAATTGACCATGCTGGAGCCAGACCTCATTATCGGTTCCATCGAAGATTACGTTGACCAATACGAGAAGATTGGCACTACTGTTTTTCTGCCGTACTGGGAAGAGTTGTCAACAGCCGGACCGCTTGATAAATTCAGAAGCGTAGCCTCGATATTCGGAAAAGAACAGCAGGCAGAGGATTGGATTGCGGAATACGAACAGAAGGTTGTTGAAGCAAAGTCAAAGGTATCTAACGTCATTAAGGAAGGGGAGACGGTATCCATCGTTCAGTTTGCCGAAAAAACAGTATATGTGTTAGCAGCCACGGGCGGAAATTATGGTTCCTCTACTATTTACGAAATGCTGAAGCTGCCACCGACAGAAAGTGCTTTACATATGAAAGAGGGGTTCGAATCCATCTCCCTTGAGGTGCTGCCTGAATATTTAGGGGATTATATCTTTGTATATAACGGCGATGCTGAGATTACGAACCAAGCAATGGAAAGTGATATATGGAAAAGTGTACCTGCCGTGAAGAATGGCAAAGTATTTTTATACGGGGATAATTATCATGATGAGTTTGTCATGGAGGACCCTTATTCTTTGGAGCAGCAGTTGGATACGGTTGTGAACTTGTTACTGGGGACGGATAAATAA
- a CDS encoding protein distantly related to SAM-dependent methyltransferase, protein MDEQLKVVIGSGGSRHNQGWLHTEERELNLLQEEQWAVRFKKGSIKAILAEHVWEHLTYEEGIQAARICYSYLAPGGYIRCAVPDGYFPDEAYQKIVQVGGPGPLDHPAASHRIVHNYNTLRGMFTAGGFEVDLLEYCDESGQFHFNHWDEGGGFIYRSKRFDQRNTEGKLGFVSLIVDAVKR, encoded by the coding sequence ATGGATGAGCAGTTGAAAGTTGTGATTGGGAGCGGCGGAAGCCGGCATAACCAGGGGTGGCTGCATACGGAGGAGAGGGAGCTTAATCTTTTGCAGGAAGAACAGTGGGCTGTCAGGTTCAAAAAAGGTTCCATAAAGGCTATCCTTGCGGAGCATGTCTGGGAGCATCTGACGTACGAGGAGGGGATACAGGCGGCAAGAATCTGCTATTCGTATCTGGCACCTGGCGGGTATATACGCTGTGCTGTTCCCGACGGTTATTTCCCGGATGAAGCTTATCAGAAGATTGTACAGGTCGGGGGACCGGGTCCCCTGGATCATCCGGCGGCGTCTCACCGTATCGTACATAATTACAATACTCTGCGGGGCATGTTCACGGCTGGCGGCTTCGAGGTGGATTTGCTGGAATATTGCGATGAATCCGGGCAGTTTCATTTTAACCACTGGGATGAGGGCGGAGGGTTTATCTACCGTTCCAAGCGCTTTGACCAACGTAATACAGAGGGAAAGTTAGGTTTTGTCTCGCTGATTGTGGATGCCGTTAAGAGATGA
- a CDS encoding DUF1657 domain-containing protein, with translation MTVASQVKTCVASLKSAQASLEQFAMETQNEEAKTLFTSAAEQTQQIVQQVEGRVTELEKEEPQYRGF, from the coding sequence ATGACTGTCGCCTCACAAGTCAAGACCTGCGTAGCTTCACTGAAAAGCGCCCAGGCCAGCCTGGAGCAATTCGCCATGGAAACGCAAAATGAAGAAGCCAAGACCCTGTTCACCAGTGCCGCCGAGCAGACCCAGCAGATCGTTCAGCAAGTAGAAGGACGCGTAACCGAGCTGGAAAAGGAAGAACCGCAATACCGGGGCTTCTAG
- a CDS encoding DUF421 domain-containing protein gives MPEALEVVLRTLFAVVVLFFLTKLLGKRQVSQLSFFEYITGITIGSIAAYISLDTDKTWHLGLIALGVWVGCSLLIEFLQIKSKKARDFIDFKSTVLIKDGKILEDNMKKERISTDELLEELRKKDVFKLADVEFAIMESDGAINVLQKKENLPLTAKDLGVKVAPEKETLAVIMDGEIMDEPLDSMNLSRAWLKDELDKMNLTVKDVFLGQVDSYGELTVDLYADNVKVPQPQDKPQLYALLKKCEADLELFGLSTKNKAAKQMYGNCSEQLQELLQKLKPFIQN, from the coding sequence ATGCCTGAAGCGCTGGAGGTTGTCCTGCGGACCTTGTTTGCGGTGGTCGTCTTGTTCTTTCTCACTAAACTTCTGGGGAAGCGGCAGGTTTCGCAGCTGTCGTTCTTTGAGTACATTACAGGCATCACAATAGGCAGTATTGCGGCATATATCTCGCTGGATACGGACAAAACCTGGCATCTGGGCCTAATTGCTCTAGGCGTCTGGGTCGGCTGCTCCCTGCTGATTGAGTTCCTGCAGATCAAGAGTAAGAAAGCCCGCGATTTCATTGACTTCAAATCGACCGTGCTGATCAAGGACGGCAAGATTCTGGAGGACAATATGAAAAAGGAGCGGATCAGCACGGATGAGCTGCTGGAGGAGCTGCGCAAGAAGGATGTCTTCAAATTGGCCGATGTTGAGTTTGCCATTATGGAGTCGGACGGGGCAATTAACGTACTCCAGAAAAAGGAGAATCTGCCCCTGACCGCCAAGGATCTCGGGGTTAAGGTAGCGCCGGAGAAAGAGACACTGGCTGTCATCATGGATGGTGAGATTATGGACGAACCGCTGGACAGCATGAATCTCTCCAGGGCGTGGCTTAAGGATGAGCTGGACAAAATGAACCTGACCGTAAAGGACGTCTTCCTCGGCCAGGTGGATTCCTACGGTGAGCTGACCGTGGATCTGTATGCGGATAATGTGAAGGTGCCGCAGCCGCAGGATAAACCTCAGCTGTATGCGCTGCTGAAGAAATGCGAAGCCGATCTGGAGCTGTTCGGTCTGTCCACCAAGAACAAAGCGGCGAAGCAAATGTACGGAAATTGTTCAGAGCAATTGCAGGAGCTGCTGCAGAAGCTGAAGCCGTTTATCCAGAACTGA
- a CDS encoding aldo/keto reductase: MDYVKLGKTGLEVSRICLGCMSYGVPERGTHSWSLSEHESRPFIRKALELGINFFDTANIYSDGTSEEIVGRALKEFASRDEIVLATKVHGRMRTGPNGGGLSRKAILSEIDHSLKRLGTDYVDLYQIHRWDPSTPVEETMEALHDVVKAGKARYIGASSMPAWQFLKALHTAERHGWTRFVSMQNYVNLLYREEEREMLPLCEAEGIGVIPWSPLARGRLTRDWQETSARSESDQFGKLLYSQTEEADRLVALRLKEIAEQREIPRAQVALAWVLQKKPVTAPIVGATRMSHLEDAAAAVSVTLTDEEIRRLEEPYVPHPVMGF; this comes from the coding sequence ATGGACTATGTGAAGCTGGGGAAGACCGGACTGGAAGTATCACGAATCTGCCTGGGGTGTATGAGCTATGGGGTGCCGGAACGCGGAACCCATTCTTGGTCGCTGAGTGAGCATGAGAGCCGGCCGTTTATCCGCAAAGCTCTGGAGCTGGGCATTAACTTCTTCGACACGGCTAATATCTATTCGGATGGGACCAGTGAAGAGATTGTCGGACGGGCCCTCAAGGAGTTCGCCTCCCGTGACGAGATTGTGCTGGCCACCAAGGTGCATGGCCGCATGCGTACCGGCCCCAATGGCGGAGGACTGTCGCGCAAAGCCATCCTGAGCGAAATCGATCATAGCCTGAAGCGGCTGGGCACAGATTATGTGGACCTGTATCAGATTCACCGCTGGGACCCGTCCACTCCGGTTGAGGAGACGATGGAAGCCCTGCATGATGTGGTAAAAGCGGGCAAAGCCCGCTACATCGGCGCTTCCTCCATGCCTGCATGGCAATTCCTCAAGGCACTGCATACCGCAGAGCGCCATGGCTGGACCCGGTTCGTGTCGATGCAGAACTATGTGAACCTGCTGTACCGGGAGGAGGAACGGGAGATGCTGCCGCTGTGTGAAGCGGAAGGCATCGGCGTAATTCCGTGGAGTCCGCTGGCCCGCGGCCGGCTGACCCGGGACTGGCAGGAGACGAGCGCCCGCTCGGAGAGTGATCAGTTCGGCAAGCTGCTGTATTCACAGACGGAGGAAGCGGACCGGCTGGTGGCCCTGCGGCTGAAGGAGATTGCGGAGCAGCGGGAGATTCCTCGTGCACAGGTGGCACTGGCTTGGGTACTTCAGAAGAAGCCTGTCACAGCGCCGATAGTTGGAGCAACCCGGATGAGCCATCTGGAGGATGCCGCCGCAGCGGTATCGGTCACCCTCACTGATGAGGAAATCCGGCGGCTTGAGGAGCCTTATGTACCTCATCCGGTAATGGGCTTTTAG